Genomic DNA from Penaeus monodon isolate SGIC_2016 chromosome 15, NSTDA_Pmon_1, whole genome shotgun sequence:
NNNNNNNNNNNNNNNNNNNNNNNNNNNNNNNNNNNCTACAGCAAATACAAAGCGGATTCAGAAAGTACCAAATTGCACAATTACTCACAGGAATATTGTCACAGGTAACTCCCGTGGGTGGGTTCAGGAAACTTCCATTTGGTCTGCCGTCCACAAAACCTCTCACCATGAAACCCTTAAATACCTCGTTGTTCTTTGCGATGATggagactgggaaaaaaaaagaaaaaaaatatatatagagattataccGTAATGCTGAAAGCTACTCGCCTAAATGGACACACAAGCATTGGCTCAACATAAACACACGAGCAAAGTTTAGGATCTTCNNNNNNNNNNNNNNNNNNGGTAGATAAACGGCAACGAAAATGATATGTCGAACCGTGAAACAAAGCGAAATACACGCCAGCCTCGAAAGGAAAGGCAGAACACACAACGAAGTAACATACCTGTGTAAGTACCATCGGGATTTTGTATGGATGATATGCTGTAGTGTTCATTCGGCTCGGGCTTGGGGTTGGGGACATGCTGGGGAATCATGCTATTACAGGCACTGTCTGGGGCACCGCTGGGCCAACCATGGGCAACCATACCCAGGCTTGCTACCATTGCGGCTGCCAGTATCAACCTG
This window encodes:
- the LOC119582285 gene encoding uncharacterized protein LOC119582285, whose amino-acid sequence is MRLILAAAMVASLGMVAHGWPSGAPDSACNSMIPQHVPNPKPEPNEHYSISSIQNPDGTYTVSIIAKNNEVFKGFMVRGFVDGRPNGSFLNPPTGVTCDNIPVSNCAIWYFLNPLCICYANPVFRATVVKNRQMFFMI